The Triplophysa dalaica isolate WHDGS20190420 chromosome 14, ASM1584641v1, whole genome shotgun sequence DNA window gcaccttgtgcaatgcggaattggtttaaaaaacactttcaacaggtagtggtctagctttagttgaaaccagtaactttgtattgagatctaatgtattatggctcctgtatgacatatcgcttgttgctccctcactctttgtaagtcgctttggataaaagagtctgctaaatgactaaatgtaaatgtactgtaggagctcttccagtctcaagtaccacctaaacgcaaatcatcccttggctaatgcggaagtaaacacaagttcatcttattgaacataatttaattttcatcaccaattatcatagtagaacagctttctcaagcagtttgggatgcattttggaaacaggagatgagcccctggtctaatgcgccacctggcttgagaaacccgttctcaaagacttacttttagtcattatttgggtagcacacatattctgaatgccttcggcagaattcaaatgagccattttaatctagattaatctagattaatcttggaattaatctagattaatctagattaaaaaaattaatctatgcccaccactaatttttatttatttcatacatcAAATATGAAGTTCAAATTAATTTCTAAGCAATACaggttaaattaaaatttggaatggtctcttaatttttttaacggctgtatatgtaagatttaaataagtaaaaaaaaaaaacggaggtgtttctggaccagtgtttaacATCTTGTAACAAAAAGATGTTAAGATGTTAAAAAgttgtgctgtgtgtgttgGAAGTGAATATACTTGTAACTTCCCTCAACTCAGTTTAAAAAGTGTCCCATAATGCACCTCGTTTAACAGAGTGGAGGGAATGTACAgactgtttagtgtttattggATTTAAAGTGTCTACTTGAAGAAACTCAGATAGAAGACTGAGATCACACTTTCCACActtgtgttattttataatttcaaatatttgctATTATTCCAAAACGtgaaaaaactgtgaaaaaaatagagttgtattgtgttcatttatttctgtGGTTGTGTGAATCAACGTGATTAAAGCAgtacataatttatatgtaaTTAAATACAACCCCCATGTCATTCTTTAATACattctttgtcattttaattatttagcaTTATCTTTTGCGCGTTACACTAATGACTTTGAGATTGTGTTACGGTCATGTGAATGGGGTTTTTTAACTTAATaatgtcacaatgcaaaaaagGGCTTTATTGTCATTTGGCGAAAaatcatttcttattttcatgttttgacAGGGCTGACGCATTCTTGACAGGTTTAGTGAGATTTACTCAAACAGCGTCTGCCCAATATTAAAAGCAATAACACCTCTTCCATTCCTAGACTGTGGaggtgtgtttttcttttcactgtgtgtatgtgctttttctttttgtttgcttCATTGTActattcttaatttttttcattcagCAGTGCTTTTTGTATGTCGTGTGtttataagagagagagagcaagatcAGGGGAAATAACGGGGCTATCGTGTGAGTCATCTGAGCTTCCTGTAATGGCACTGAAGCTTCTTTGTGTGTGCGTACACACacttaaacaaaacacacacctgtATGGCTTTATAAGAGCATGGAAGGTAAAAGGTGGGGTTGCACCcgggtttatttatttatttattgtaattaaagtgaatacatttaaattgtaaacAGACATTTGTTGTCTCTAATTTGGGATTTGAATGTACAGAGAGCAGCAAATACTAGAGAATTTCATTCGAGAATTAAATTTCCCGACCTGGAAAAGTTACGGaaacttcttaaaaataaagacacaaaataaGTCTTTGAAATTGTTTGATAATGATAATTTTAGTCAGTGTGTTTTTAAGGAGAGTCGTTCAGACTCAAGCAGATTcgcctctctctctgtctctctatccctctctctgcctctttctttctctgtaaaTATTGTTCACGCGGcagaaaagcaaacagaaacACATTCAAATGAAATGCAAGTCACCCATCCACTTCAGACCACTCGATTGCCACACCTGGAAAGGGCCAATGATTAAAGAGAAAGTAAACCAGCGAGAGACGGCTGACTCACTCATTTACGTAAACTGATGTCTGCTGGGAACAAAAGAGGATGCAGAAAAGGTCAGCTCTTTATCTCTGCTCGCTGCCAACACGACGTGCACAAGCCCAGGACACCACAACCTAACACccctcgctcgctctctctcttccctttCTTACACTCCCTGTCTGGTATTCAAGGTTAGGAGATATTTTAAGGTTTTGAAGGCCTGGTCTCCTCTTATACCCTATGAATGCGTTACATTTCTGGTGTATTGTGTGTCTGGAGTGACCGTTTTAACATGAAATACTTAGCTCAGCCGTGGGTTTATTGGTCAGTTTGTGTGCGTGGCTTTCCGCTTATAGCATGACTTGACATACATgttcatttgaaatgtgtttgcataattttgcctttctgtgtttttctcaaTGGTGTCCAGTAGAGGGCGTGATGCGCAGCAAACGCAGGTGTGTGCTGGAGAGAAAGCAGCCGTACAGTGGCGATGAATGGTGCTCGGGGGCTGAAACCGAGGAAGAGGATGAGAAACCTCTTTCTGCCACACACCGTGAGTGCACACGCACCTAATAACACAGCTGTTTAACCATAGCCATGGCCTAGCCAGTCCTGACCGTGATAGAAGACATAATGTGAGTTTCTTCCTGTAGACTGTGTACATAAAAGTTGACGTGTGTTGTCACATTAGGAGTTCCTTAGTGAAAGCATTGTTGgccaaaatatttattaacttattaAAGGATTCATAAAGTCATTAAGAATGAGTAAATTgcataattcattaaataattattaaagtgatagttcacccaaaaattcaaaaatttgctgtttgtttactcacccccagGCCATCCTTCACACAGGTGATATTTTGACTGGAGTAGAACAATAAATACGATTTTTTGGTAAATCCGCTGCACTCtgtgcttcatataatgggagtatatggggtccacctgtcttagagttcctaaagcacattaaatcccaaaaagcggctcctggcaaCATGTGACATCTTGTGAAGCGAATCCttctatattttcataaaactgtttTCCCCatttgtttgtgacatttgttaAAGAATTGACAATATTCAAGGTttaattcaaacattttaatgtcaattaaaaaactggataattaaaaacacatttttagaaaaaaaaattgcattcaaatattataaaattataataacataTTGCCAAAGTTTACGATACatatcttaatgtttttttattgcgaTGTACGATACTTCGATATATTGTTACACCCCTGTCTTACATCAGACCCAAATATATATCCCATCATAAactgcattattattttattcaaagccTCTTCTACtcgcatttgtgtgtgtgtgtgtttgtgtgtgtatgggagcgagaacgttttttttattgtgtggaTATGCATCTGTCAGTTGGTCACCACAGCTCGGGGGCACAAGTACATCCTGCGCTACCTGCTCTTCTGTATCTGAGAAAATCTGAGAAGTATTTAGACGTGTTGGCATAGCAAACAAAAAGCAGAAATAACACCTTGGTTTTAACTGACACAACTGGACAGAAGCTATTTATATAAAtagcttttatatatatatattttttttttagcttaaGCTGTTTCTAAACCCTACACTGCAAAGAAGAATCTgttgctttgtatttttgtctgctTTTCCAATAGAAATATGTAAACGTTTATTCAGACTGATGTCTGCAGAAATAGATTCtaaatttatatttcttaacagtctgaatgttattaattcataaaacgactattaatattgaacatcagaCTGGTAAtgttttctatatacagagcccaaaatcattgcattttcctgtcctcttttgattgacaggatattaAGCCCTGATCATTGGCCGATTTTAATCTATTTACTTGAAAATCtatgtcttgtttttctttttttaatgttcaaaaTTAAGTGAGTTCATGCTTAAAACAGAAATACATCTtcatacagtaaaaaataaaagcaggtGGTTGCACACCCCTGACCCCTGactaataatataacattttaccttttaactaatattaatatgaatttatattaatattttattgtacaataattttattaaacacacaatttgtttgatattattgtgtgttcattttattacatgttGGTGGGTTGTGTAATTTTGTAACAATTAAGTCTAGTCAAGTAACGTCTAGCTACTGATAACTCAAAATAATAATGGCTAGACACACTTAActtcatttatgtaatttaattctTATTTCTTTTGTATTAAGAAATTATTTGGTCTTTGCTGATgtctaccggaagttcagtttgGGTCACAAAAGCACTTATGGGCAGAAaagtttgttaatgttgttgctttgaaaccgtctattgGAAGACAAGACACAAATTCTGAGGCAGGaaattgtttttacagtttataatGCTAAATGCTCTGTTTGTAAAGGCGTTCAACAACTTCTGCTTCCTTGGCATTGTATGTCACAAAGCATCTGAGCAAGCGAACATGAAAGTACAAATTTGATGTAAACTTGCCATGCAATAGTCTGACAGGTCTATGGTATTGAGCTGTTGTCTTCTTATGTGAAGTAAAGTCAACTTCCTCATCTGTGTGTAAACACGTGACTGAGGTGTGTCTTTAAACATTACCTGCACACGCCCCACACAACACCCATAGCACAATCGTATGACTTGATATGGCTCTTCAAAGATAATATCCAATGCTGTTACCTTGACCTTGTCTGAatcatattataaaaataaggtTTTCCTGTGTGTGGTGTATCTTGGAACGGTTAACAGATTTTCAACAAAGTTtccaattcattttttcaaatgaattgGAAATTTTGGcctatttgttttgtatttttcactAATCTTCAGTGTTTCATATCTACCCACATAATTTTCTTGACGTAAATGCCAATCTATCAGATGCTCATGAACCGAGGCTCTGGAAAGTGCTTCTGTGGGACATAGCTCCTCCTTGTGGTTTTCCGGGACATTAGTGGTATTTTTTTACAGCATAAATCTGGCTTCTCAagttcacattttttttgttatgaatTAAAACTAACTGGCaggttgtttgttttatacttAACAGTGTAAACTGTTTAAATAGGGATATCACAGTTTTATTTCATGGCCCCTTTTGGCTATATAAATGTTGATTATGAAAATGACTGAAacgtgaaaaaaatgtattcaccctcatgtcaaacctgtttgaccCATTGACTttcttgtatggacacaaaaccactgagacatttctctaaatatcatCGTTTGTCTTCCACTGTTATATATAGGTTTTGTATGACATGAGGCTGAATCAATCATgacattatgtttgtttttgggtAGAGGATCTCAAAGTGGTTTGTTATTTGCTaaacgtttttttgttttgctttttcttCTGTCTGACTGTTTCTCTTGTGGCCCTCGCTCAGGAGAGCATGTGATGTGTCCTAGTCAATCCCACTCTGGTTCATCTGCCACGGGCCCGATAAGTGATCCCGGAGGTCAAGGTTTGGGCTCTGGTCGTGGACCCGGTATTCGCACTGATCTGAATCCTCGGCCACCTCAGCAAATAGTTTATGTTTTCACCACCAGCCTAGCCAACAGGTtagtgtgttgttgtttttttgttcctGTATACTCTGCAGTCAACATGTGCTAATCAAAATTTGCTGAAGCCACAACAAAGGATTGAGTAAAATGCAAGCATTAACAGCAGCCCATTTCTCCACCACGCAGTAGCTGTAGGAGTGTGCTTTTAGAAGCTCACACGACAGAATGGGAAACACAGAAAATgatagaaaacaatgttttgaatattgaatattgttttgtgctgttttgTAGGGAATTATTAAGAACGAAGAGTGTAACACTTATgaaatttttgtatttgttctgcAGTGCTGCAGAGGCAGTGATGCATGGCCACACAGACTCCATCCTCTTATATCACCAGCAGAATGTACCCCGCACAAAACTGGACCAGGTTTGTCCCGGCACAAGCCTGCATATTGCTATCCTtgataataaaatgtgtgttataaaCATAAACCATGTGTGAAAGAATTGTGTTTCATCCAGTTCCAGTTCAGTGGCGTGAGacacaattttgtttaaaagggCTATTTAAATCACAATGCTTGTTTTTGTTCCTGTTTCTATTGAAAATCATGAGAATAGTACTATTGaaagtcttttgttttgtgttgagcTCAGGTGAGGtaaaaaagtgacatttaatAGCAAACCCCACCtaaatctttctttcttttctttttctgtgtcCTTTTCTGTCTCTGTCCCTGAGCAGTCTATCGCTGTTGGAAAACTCACCAACCTAAGTGAGCAGATCAGCTCTAGTCACACCCCGCCCATTGGCACTCCCAAATCCCAAAGCGGTACGCCCCGGCCAGCTTCGGTTGGTGGCGTTGTGGGAGGACACCTTCCTGGCACCAGTACTCCTTCCACAGGGCATCCAGATGGTGAGTCAACCCAAACCCACCGAGTTGGAGGAACGTCAGGCAGCAACAGCCGCTCTGCAGTTCATTCGATGGGTCCAGCAGGGTCAGGCCCACAGTCTGTAGGTGTTTCTGGATCAGATGGAGTGGACAGGCCAGGTACGATTCCCCACCATGGTGCAGGACCGTCTCCTTCCTCAAGTCCCTCTGCATTATCTGCACATCGTCAGGGTGAGCAAGGTCAACGTGGAGGGCCGGGGAACACAGATGGACTTTCTAAGGAGCAGCTAGAGCATCGTGAACGATCACTGCAAACTCTTCGAGACATTGAGAGGTTGCTTCTTCGTAGTGGGGCCGGTGCTGGCCATGAGGAACCAAGAGGTCCTAATGACAATCCTAATGGTACTAATGTCAACAACAATAATAGTAACAATGGGGGTAGGGGGATGGAAGATGGTGAAAATGGTGGTGAGAATACTGGTAACTGCCACAACAACAATGCTGGAATGCCTGGTATGCCACCTGTGGGTGGAATGAAAAAGTACGAGGAACCATTACAGTCCATCATCTCACAGACCCAGAATCTTGGTGGTCCTGGATTGGATGATTCTCTGATGGGGCCGCACCATGGTATGCCACCGCACTCTCACCACCTCTCCTCACCTTCAGGGATGGATATGGGTCCCATGATGGGGCCTGAAGGTGTAACACCAGAACAGCTGGCTTGGAGAAAGCTGCAGGAAGAATACTATCTAGAGAAAAGGCGACAACAAGAAATTAACCCCCACCAACATCCCCAGCATTTCCGCATGATGTCGGAAATGGGTATGCCCGGGGGGCCAATGCTAATGAGGGGGCCCCCACCCCCATATCACAGTAAACCTGGTGATCAGCAATGGGGGCCAGGGCCGATGGGGGGAGGAATGGGCGGAAATCCTAGATTAATGGAAATGCATCAGGAGGGGCCTCGAGGGCCAAGGTTTCTTGGACAAATGCGAGGCCCCTCAGGCGGTGGAGGCTACTCGGAAAGCCCTGGAGGAGTTTTAGCTATGGAGGGCTTGGGCCCTCAAAGACCTCCAAGGCCAGGCATGGCTTGGCTGGACGAAATGCCACCAAACATGGGTGGTGGGGGCCCATTTCATGGGTGCTACCCTCCTGGGGGACCGGGTGGACCTCCGCAGCATTTTCAGGGAGATATGGATCGACCTTTAACGCGGGAGGAGATGTTCCGCAGATTACATAGATTAGATTTGCAACAACAAATATCCAGGCAGCAGCAGGCAGAGCTTGGCGGCCCTAGGATGATAGATAACACTGGAGGACCAGGCTTTCCTAATCCTGGAATGGGGGGAGGACCGCCCTCACGTGGTGACCCAATGGACTTTCCTGGTTCTCGGGCTATAATGGGCTCTCCCATTGGTGGGGTAGGTGGCGATGGTGGCCCTACAATGCGAGACATAATAGACTCTCCCTTGGGGGGtaatttaaacatgaatatgggCATGAACATGAATCAACAGCAGCAGTTGTTGGCACAGAAGCTGAGGGGAGGGCCTGGACTTGTTGGCCCTCTTGGGGAGATGTTGAACCCAGAAGAAATCTCTCGTATCAGGGCTTCACAGAATGGCCGTGGTGGTGCTAACAAAGGAATGATCCTCGGGCCTGAAGGACCTCTTCAGTTCCCCAACCAGAGCTCCTTTCCTGGTAGTCAAGGTGATGGCCCATATATGCAGCAACCTGAGATGTTTGTACCGGACCAGCAAGGTCCTCCCCACATGAACAGCACCTCAAGACTAAGTCACATTCCAATGAGCACTGGCTCAAGGGGTATAGACCATAGCACTCGACATCCCCCTGACCTGTCCATTAGTGTAAATCCAATGGGTTCCCCAGCTTTACCTCCATCTCATCAGCTCAAATCTCCTTCTCTTAGCCAAGAGCCATCACCTCTCATGCCTTCACCATCTGCAGCAGGCCTGAAATCACCCAGCCATTTACTACCAAGTGGTCCTTCTCACCCACCTCTACCAGCAGCTTCCGGGGCTGGAACACCCTCCTCCACCTCTATCAAGTCGCCACAGGTCATAGGCCCTTCTCTTGGTCTCCGATCACCATCTGGCTCTCCCGGACACCTAAAATCTCCAACCATGCCAGTCGCTTCACCTGGCTGGACTGCCTCACCCAAGACGGCTATGcccagtcctggagggccagcTAGTGTGAAGGTCACCGGAAATGGGGGAAGCAGCTCCACAGATACAGGTAAAATACAGTGTTTCCCACAGGATTTTGAGAGACTTGTGGCCcttaaaatacagcaaaaacaAATTTCAAGTGCCAACAGTAGACCTAACCAGTGCAATGATGTCACGGAAATGCAAATTAGTATGTGACGTCATCGCGTCATGTTTCCATTGGTTTGGTCTACTGTTAAATTTGGTCTACTAAAtttgtttgtactgtattttaatacaaccaaGCCCTACTCACATATTTTCTattctgttgtcagacataaaacAAGTACAAAATATTGACTTAACATGACCAAATAATACCTTGTGTTACAACCACCACTCACTTTAATGGTGCTAACATCCtgatatataaatgaaaatcatgtGATTTGGGCTACATTACGGGTAATTATTCAGAAATATGGGAGAATGCACTGAGCTAACTAGAGTGTGCGCACAGTTCACTGAACTCGGGGCGAGAGCTTACACGCAGACACTGAGCTCATATAGAAAGAGTGTGTGGGAG harbors:
- the bcl9l gene encoding B-cell CLL/lymphoma 9-like protein isoform X2; this encodes MHSESKLTNHGKQVTSGAQSQLPNVNQSQQQGPASTQGSKSSVSGNHGVKSNQVSPGNPGLKSLSQSSTGVGVGGIMKTKAKRERSVSMDTGDQRESITPVLEPDIKEGVMRSKRRCVLERKQPYSGDEWCSGAETEEEDEKPLSATHREHVMCPSQSHSGSSATGPISDPGGQGLGSGRGPGIRTDLNPRPPQQIVYVFTTSLANSAAEAVMHGHTDSILLYHQQNVPRTKLDQSIAVGKLTNLSEQISSSHTPPIGTPKSQSGTPRPASVGGVVGGHLPGTSTPSTGHPDGESTQTHRVGGTSGSNSRSAVHSMGPAGSGPQSVGVSGSDGVDRPGTIPHHGAGPSPSSSPSALSAHRQGEQGQRGGPGNTDGLSKEQLEHRERSLQTLRDIERLLLRSGAGAGHEEPRGPNDNPNGTNVNNNNSNNGGRGMEDGENGGENTGNCHNNNAGMPGMPPVGGMKKYEEPLQSIISQTQNLGGPGLDDSLMGPHHGMPPHSHHLSSPSGMDMGPMMGPEGVTPEQLAWRKLQEEYYLEKRRQQEINPHQHPQHFRMMSEMGMPGGPMLMRGPPPPYHSKPGDQQWGPGPMGGGMGGNPRLMEMHQEGPRGPRFLGQMRGPSGGGGYSESPGGVLAMEGLGPQRPPRPGMAWLDEMPPNMGGGGPFHGCYPPGGPGGPPQHFQGDMDRPLTREEMFRRLHRLDLQQQISRQQQAELGGPRMIDNTGGPGFPNPGMGGGPPSRGDPMDFPGSRAIMGSPIGGVGGDGGPTMRDIIDSPLGGNLNMNMGMNMNQQQQLLAQKLRGGPGLVGPLGEMLNPEEISRIRASQNGRGGANKGMILGPEGPLQFPNQSSFPGSQGDGPYMQQPEMFVPDQQGPPHMNSTSRLSHIPMSTGSRGIDHSTRHPPDLSISVNPMGSPALPPSHQLKSPSLSQEPSPLMPSPSAAGLKSPSHLLPSGPSHPPLPAASGAGTPSSTSIKSPQVIGPSLGLRSPSGSPGHLKSPTMPVASPGWTASPKTAMPSPGGPASVKVTGNGGSSSTDTGMSLPPRSSNSTPINQPPNSINPSMPFTSSPDAPPSQNPLSLIMSQMSKYAMPSSTPLYHDAIKTIATSDDEMLPDRPLLSGMNMSVGNMGNHQSTQMLLSSQGSMGPHSGPQSPMGMVLQGGQQLSHDPSGPMLPSPNTLGMPGMASAIMGGGPPDGIGPCNVSPLHLQNQMGGFPRMQGPIHSPIGMGQQYSQRPDEVLPPQQIHLLNKGMSHQRPHQPDSFPPLTMGDGPDLSEVIRPTHTGIPEFDLSRIIPADKPSSTLQYFPKSEAMSQPHQNPHQGQPPQQTSAHLLKQLSSSGPPHGGIPSSNPHIANLQNMMPEQQLPLHPSHCGMRPGMGMPQMGSRGMGSGGGMGPMCHPGHMMGRTGMSPQHQLQQQHHQQQQQAMMANNLLQHPSHPPRGMLSPQQHPHNLMAQQNLMMMQAKQRGMALPGEHFGQPGPLMSPQGHMMGPPHSQSGMMGPQSLRQRSMSLDSPLGYGPGNMANMPF
- the bcl9l gene encoding B-cell CLL/lymphoma 9-like protein isoform X1, with product MHSESKLTNHGKQVTSGAQSQLPNVNQSQQQGPASTQGSKSSVSGNHGVKSNQVSPGNPGLKSLSQSSTGVGVGGIMKTKAKRERSVSMDTGDQRESITPVLEPDIKVEGVMRSKRRCVLERKQPYSGDEWCSGAETEEEDEKPLSATHREHVMCPSQSHSGSSATGPISDPGGQGLGSGRGPGIRTDLNPRPPQQIVYVFTTSLANSAAEAVMHGHTDSILLYHQQNVPRTKLDQSIAVGKLTNLSEQISSSHTPPIGTPKSQSGTPRPASVGGVVGGHLPGTSTPSTGHPDGESTQTHRVGGTSGSNSRSAVHSMGPAGSGPQSVGVSGSDGVDRPGTIPHHGAGPSPSSSPSALSAHRQGEQGQRGGPGNTDGLSKEQLEHRERSLQTLRDIERLLLRSGAGAGHEEPRGPNDNPNGTNVNNNNSNNGGRGMEDGENGGENTGNCHNNNAGMPGMPPVGGMKKYEEPLQSIISQTQNLGGPGLDDSLMGPHHGMPPHSHHLSSPSGMDMGPMMGPEGVTPEQLAWRKLQEEYYLEKRRQQEINPHQHPQHFRMMSEMGMPGGPMLMRGPPPPYHSKPGDQQWGPGPMGGGMGGNPRLMEMHQEGPRGPRFLGQMRGPSGGGGYSESPGGVLAMEGLGPQRPPRPGMAWLDEMPPNMGGGGPFHGCYPPGGPGGPPQHFQGDMDRPLTREEMFRRLHRLDLQQQISRQQQAELGGPRMIDNTGGPGFPNPGMGGGPPSRGDPMDFPGSRAIMGSPIGGVGGDGGPTMRDIIDSPLGGNLNMNMGMNMNQQQQLLAQKLRGGPGLVGPLGEMLNPEEISRIRASQNGRGGANKGMILGPEGPLQFPNQSSFPGSQGDGPYMQQPEMFVPDQQGPPHMNSTSRLSHIPMSTGSRGIDHSTRHPPDLSISVNPMGSPALPPSHQLKSPSLSQEPSPLMPSPSAAGLKSPSHLLPSGPSHPPLPAASGAGTPSSTSIKSPQVIGPSLGLRSPSGSPGHLKSPTMPVASPGWTASPKTAMPSPGGPASVKVTGNGGSSSTDTGMSLPPRSSNSTPINQPPNSINPSMPFTSSPDAPPSQNPLSLIMSQMSKYAMPSSTPLYHDAIKTIATSDDEMLPDRPLLSGMNMSVGNMGNHQSTQMLLSSQGSMGPHSGPQSPMGMVLQGGQQLSHDPSGPMLPSPNTLGMPGMASAIMGGGPPDGIGPCNVSPLHLQNQMGGFPRMQGPIHSPIGMGQQYSQRPDEVLPPQQIHLLNKGMSHQRPHQPDSFPPLTMGDGPDLSEVIRPTHTGIPEFDLSRIIPADKPSSTLQYFPKSEAMSQPHQNPHQGQPPQQTSAHLLKQLSSSGPPHGGIPSSNPHIANLQNMMPEQQLPLHPSHCGMRPGMGMPQMGSRGMGSGGGMGPMCHPGHMMGRTGMSPQHQLQQQHHQQQQQAMMANNLLQHPSHPPRGMLSPQQHPHNLMAQQNLMMMQAKQRGMALPGEHFGQPGPLMSPQGHMMGPPHSQSGMMGPQSLRQRSMSLDSPLGYGPGNMANMPF